The genomic region GCCGTGCTTCTCGAGGAGACGTACGGAACCGGTGTTACCGCTGAAGGGGTCGGCGTGCAGGGGCCGGTTCTTCTCCCGCTCCAGGAAGAGTTCCAGAGCCCGGCTGCCGATGCCGCGCCCCCAGTACGCGCGGCCGAGCCAGTACCCCAGGAAGCGGCGGTCCCCGTCCCACCAGGCGACGACGTTGCCGGCGACGGCACCGTCCACGGTCACGGTCTGCACGAAGTTGGTGTCGTCCCCGAGGACCCGCTCCTTCCAGTGCGTCATGAAGGCCTCCCGCGGCCGGGGCGTGAACCTCGATCGCCGGGCTGCCTCGGGATCCTGCTCGTAGGCACAGAACGCTTCGAGATCGTCTTCCACGACATCACGCAGCCGTACGTCTTCGACAGTCATGCCGATGAGTGTGGCACCGGGCACTGACAACGGCTCCGCGGAAGCCGTCGCGCCCGGGGGCCCCACGGAACGAGCGGCCGTACGTCCTCGGCGGCGAACCGCACGAGATCCTCGGGGTCGGGTCGTCACACACGCGTGATCTGTACGGATGGTCCCTTGGGCCAGTCAGGTGGAGACACGGGCTCCGGCACGGCGGGCCCGCTCCAGTGCTTCGGGAGAAACGCTGTGGCGTCGCCGATCTTGCCGGTGCGGTACCGGGCCTTCTGCTCGTGCTCCTCGGTAAGACTCTTCGCCTTGCCGAGGATCTTGTCGAGTTCGGCCTGGGCCTCTTCCACCGCGGTGTTCGCGTGGGTGAGCGCCTTCTGGGCGTTGTCGTGGCGAGCGCCCTTCTTCTCCAGGCCCGGGGCGTTCTCGGCCTTGCTCGCACGGCCCTTCGCGGCGTCCAGGACTGCTCGGGCGTCCTTCGCGTCCTTTTCCAGGCGCTGGGCGCGGCGCTGGAAGTCGTCGAGTTCGCCCTCCCAGCGATCCAACTGTCTGGCGGCCTTGCGGATGGAGTGGGCGGCGTTCTTGAGGTTGAGGGGCAGCGTCCCGCCGTCCAGTTCCTCCCGGAAGGCGACGGCCGCGTCTCCCTTCCAGTAGCTGCCGTCCATCAACTTGGTGACCGGGCCGTGGCTTTCCTCCAGGACCTTGGTGCAGTTCGCGAGCTTCTTGTGCAGCTCGCGAACCGTGTCCGTGCTGCCCGGCCCGGGATAGAAACCCAGGTGCGGGTAGTCGGGGTTCGGGATGCGCCTGCCCGACTGGAGGCCTTGCGGCTTGTCGAGGTCCGCGTTGTACCGGGGATCGGCAGCAGTGCCGGGGCGCTCGGAACCAGCGGTGTACGTCATTTCGAACCCGCCGACCCGCCCTTGCCGTTCCGGGCCTTCTTCAGCGCCTCCTCCAGCGCCTTGTCCACCTCGTTGTAGCTGTCCTTGCTCTGACCGATGATCTTGGCGAGGTCCTCGGTCTGCTCGCCGATCTGCTCGGTTCCGTACTTCCAGTCCTCCTGGAAGCTCTGGCACGCGGCGTCCAGGTCGTCCGTGCCCAGTCCGGTCACCGAGGCGTCACTCAACGCCTTGTGCAGTCCCTTCAGGGAACTGCCCGATTTCCGCAGCAACTTCATGAAGTGCGCGAGCTCATCGTCGTCAACGGCCAGCCGCTCGTCAGCGGTTGACGGCCTGGACCTCCTGCACGGCCACGTTCTGCGTGGCGCCGAAGGAGCCGTCGGGGAGGTCACCGCCCGCGCCGCCGGTGCCGGTCCACTGGATCTCCCAGGTGACGGTGGCCTGGAGCGGGAACGTGCCGTCGCCCGAGGAGCGCAGGTACTTCACTCCGCAGGGCGGGGTCTGGTCCGCCTTGCCCTTGGCGTACGGCTCGCCGATGCGGCCGTTGTTGATTTCGCAGACGCCGGAGGCCGGGTAGGTCACGGCGTCCTTGGTGCCCGGTTCGATCCTGAGCGACACCGGTTCGGCCGTCGCGGTCGCCTGGATGCCGAGCACCGGTACGGACGCGGTGACGGAGACCGGCTTGAACTCGGCGGCGTCCAGCCAGGCCCAGGTCGGCAGGTTGACCTTGGTCGCCTCGGCGGGGGCCAGGGTCACCTCGGTGCTGGGGACGCGGATCTCGGCGTAGGCGAGTTCGGCGAGGATCTCCGGGGTGACGGCGTTCTCGATGCCGGCGGGCGGCGGGTCACCGAGGTCCACCCAGAAAGGGGGCTCCTTGCAGGAATCCCACCCAGGGGGAAAGTCCTCGTCGACGTACGAGTCCCAGAAGTAGCCCTTGCCGGTCTTGTCCTTGTTGAAGTCCTTGTACGGGTGTCCCTTGACGTAGCGGTTGCGCTGCTCGGCGTCCCACTCGTAGCCGGTCGAACCGGCATCCCAGATCGGCTCCAGGGTTTTCTGCAGCTGCTCGGGGGTGTACTTGGGGGCGTACCAGCAGGGCGGAGGCGTCCAGGACGTGGCCGACGTCAGCGCGCCTGCGGAGTTGCCGCTGCCATTCTTGGAACGGTCGAAGACGACGCCGCCTGCGGTGACGGAAAGGGTGCCGTCCTTACCGGCGTTGGCCCCCTGCTCGGTGCCCTGCGTGCCGT from Streptomyces chartreusis NRRL 3882 harbors:
- a CDS encoding GNAT family N-acetyltransferase, whose translation is MTVEDVRLRDVVEDDLEAFCAYEQDPEAARRSRFTPRPREAFMTHWKERVLGDDTNFVQTVTVDGAVAGNVVAWWDGDRRFLGYWLGRAYWGRGIGSRALELFLEREKNRPLHADPFSGNTGSVRLLEKHGFRPAGTVQYGENEHVLLVLA
- a CDS encoding putative T7SS-secreted protein translates to MTYTAGSERPGTAADPRYNADLDKPQGLQSGRRIPNPDYPHLGFYPGPGSTDTVRELHKKLANCTKVLEESHGPVTKLMDGSYWKGDAAVAFREELDGGTLPLNLKNAAHSIRKAARQLDRWEGELDDFQRRAQRLEKDAKDARAVLDAAKGRASKAENAPGLEKKGARHDNAQKALTHANTAVEEAQAELDKILGKAKSLTEEHEQKARYRTGKIGDATAFLPKHWSGPAVPEPVSPPDWPKGPSVQITRV